One stretch of Chryseobacterium fluminis DNA includes these proteins:
- a CDS encoding putative quinol monooxygenase yields MEQFTLVIKFTAKPDNYKQFKKALEDLFETVSQQENFVHATIHQNIQKAEEFFVYEVWNEDIEHFMNVTLKQPYVLEWEQLLLDLEIEREPSVYQSFAKFKK; encoded by the coding sequence ATGGAACAATTTACATTAGTCATCAAGTTTACCGCAAAACCAGACAATTACAAACAATTTAAAAAAGCCCTTGAAGACCTTTTTGAAACGGTGAGCCAACAGGAAAATTTCGTTCACGCAACTATTCATCAGAATATTCAAAAAGCCGAAGAATTTTTTGTTTATGAAGTATGGAATGAGGACATTGAGCATTTTATGAATGTCACTCTCAAGCAACCTTACGTTTTGGAATGGGAACAATTGTTATTGGATTTGGAAATAGAACGTGAACCATCGGTCTACCAGTCTTTTGCGAAATTTAAAAAATAA
- a CDS encoding Crp/Fnr family transcriptional regulator, which translates to MDILAEHIRKTVQISEKDLEKVMSFFVKETFGKKDFIIRENDEVKHLYFIVSGLVKLYVTDSDANEHIISFAMEDWWESDYKAFYTQTKASQVLQCIEKTEILKISYSHYHQILNEIPVMASFFLHKAVNGHISNQRRVVSLITLTAQHRYEHFLKYYPALLQRIPKTTLALYLGISRETLSRFFSEHQ; encoded by the coding sequence TTGGATATATTAGCCGAACATATAAGAAAAACCGTTCAAATTTCCGAAAAAGATTTGGAAAAAGTGATGTCTTTTTTTGTTAAAGAAACTTTTGGAAAAAAGGATTTCATCATTCGTGAGAATGACGAAGTAAAACATTTATATTTTATTGTATCAGGCCTTGTAAAGCTCTATGTTACGGATAGTGATGCGAATGAGCATATCATCTCTTTCGCAATGGAAGATTGGTGGGAAAGTGATTACAAGGCGTTTTATACGCAGACAAAAGCATCACAAGTTTTGCAGTGCATCGAAAAAACTGAAATCTTGAAAATATCTTACAGTCATTACCATCAAATCCTTAATGAAATTCCTGTTATGGCCAGTTTTTTTCTTCATAAGGCAGTAAACGGTCATATTTCCAATCAACGAAGGGTCGTATCTTTAATAACATTGACCGCTCAGCACCGGTACGAGCATTTTCTTAAATATTATCCCGCATTACTGCAAAGAATCCCCAAAACTACATTGGCTCTCTATCTGGGAATTTCAAGGGAAACACTAAGCCGTTTTTTCTCGGAGCACCAATAA
- a CDS encoding RidA family protein codes for MEKRVINPWEWQDARNYVQAVEVKNVQSTLYVSGQTAIDNYGISSEADMRIQIEKALENLEKVILQADFEVKNIVRLNVFTTEHSELFKNFDVLQNWISKHQMQQATTVMEVKTLFETLKVEFEATVVK; via the coding sequence ATGGAAAAGAGAGTTATCAACCCTTGGGAATGGCAGGATGCAAGGAATTATGTTCAGGCTGTAGAAGTGAAAAATGTGCAGAGTACGCTTTACGTGTCTGGTCAGACAGCGATTGACAATTATGGTATTTCAAGTGAGGCCGATATGAGAATTCAAATTGAAAAAGCATTGGAAAATTTAGAAAAGGTTATTCTTCAGGCAGATTTTGAAGTGAAAAATATTGTCCGACTTAATGTCTTTACTACGGAGCATAGTGAGCTATTCAAAAATTTTGATGTTCTTCAAAATTGGATTTCTAAACATCAAATGCAGCAGGCAACCACTGTGATGGAAGTTAAAACACTTTTTGAAACACTGAAAGTGGAATTTGAAGCGACGGTCGTAAAATAG
- a CDS encoding PDDEXK nuclease domain-containing protein — protein sequence MKDQFSDIIQIIKKARNNAVKAVNSELINLYWNVGAYISQKIEISEWGQAVVKDLSEFIIKTEPEIKGFSDKNLWRMKQFYETYKDSPKLSPLVREISWSHNMIIFSRCKTSEEQEFYLKITKQEGYSKRELERQISASLFERSMIGHSALSPALREMDSKLINAFKDSYVFDFLNLPDIHSENDLQKGLIKQMKDFILELGRDFLFVGEEYRIQVGSSDFYIDLLFYHRGLQCLVAFELKADKFKPEHLGQLNFYLEALDRDVKKINENPSIGILLCKDKDNEVVEYALSRSLSPTMVSEYKTQLPDKKILQQKLHELLEH from the coding sequence ATGAAAGATCAATTTTCCGACATTATTCAAATTATAAAGAAAGCTCGAAATAATGCTGTAAAGGCTGTGAATTCAGAATTGATAAATCTCTATTGGAATGTTGGAGCATACATCAGCCAAAAGATAGAAATCAGCGAATGGGGACAAGCTGTTGTAAAAGATTTATCAGAGTTTATTATTAAAACTGAGCCTGAAATCAAAGGTTTTTCTGATAAGAACCTGTGGAGGATGAAACAGTTTTATGAAACTTATAAAGATTCTCCAAAACTCTCACCATTGGTGAGAGAAATTAGCTGGAGCCATAATATGATTATTTTTTCTCGGTGTAAAACATCGGAAGAGCAAGAATTTTATCTCAAAATAACTAAACAAGAGGGCTACAGTAAGAGAGAATTAGAACGACAGATTTCTGCGAGTCTGTTTGAAAGATCCATGATCGGTCATTCGGCACTCTCACCAGCATTGAGAGAAATGGATTCAAAACTTATAAATGCTTTCAAAGATAGTTATGTTTTTGATTTCTTAAACTTACCAGATATCCATTCTGAAAATGATTTACAGAAAGGTTTAATCAAACAAATGAAAGATTTCATCCTCGAACTAGGCAGAGATTTTCTGTTTGTCGGAGAAGAATATAGAATTCAAGTAGGTTCTTCGGACTTCTATATTGATTTACTTTTTTATCATCGAGGATTACAGTGTCTAGTCGCTTTCGAACTAAAAGCAGATAAATTTAAACCCGAACATTTGGGACAGCTTAATTTTTACCTTGAAGCACTTGACCGAGATGTGAAAAAGATCAATGAAAATCCAAGCATTGGAATTTTATTATGTAAAGACAAGGATAATGAGGTTGTAGAATATGCTTTGAGCAGAAGCCTTTCTCCTACGATGGTTTCGGAATATAAAACCCAGCTCCCGGATAAAAAAATACTTCAACAAAAACTACATGAATTACTTGAACATTAA
- a CDS encoding protein-export chaperone SecB: MRESVLEFEDDFELNTDINISHGITGNNVLVVFFEYILNLDLKSEDKLLPQFKYSSTHVAQFELEESAKNEEDFENKLERFANINAAAIIFPFIRENAATISAKAGMSPIIIPVTNFVKLYEEKNK, from the coding sequence TTGAGAGAATCTGTCTTAGAATTTGAAGATGACTTCGAATTAAATACTGATATAAATATTTCTCATGGTATTACAGGTAATAATGTTCTCGTAGTCTTTTTTGAATATATTTTGAATTTAGATTTAAAATCAGAAGATAAATTATTGCCTCAATTTAAATATTCTTCAACGCATGTTGCTCAATTCGAATTAGAAGAAAGTGCAAAAAATGAGGAAGATTTTGAAAATAAACTTGAAAGATTTGCAAATATAAATGCGGCTGCAATTATTTTCCCTTTTATTCGTGAAAATGCGGCTACAATTTCAGCAAAAGCAGGTATGTCACCGATTATAATACCTGTCACAAATTTTGTAAAGTTATACGAAGAAAAGAATAAGTAA
- a CDS encoding IS3 family transposase (programmed frameshift) translates to MATPKKKPTEKFVKDIRQNTRRIFTAEQKILIVMEGLRAETSVAELCRNHNIAQSQFYAWNKEFMEAGKKRLNGDVAREATSDEVSDLKKENARLKEIVADLVVRYDIVKKSRQAGLIDKYRKYMRLSAAEKYEIIQTVTTSELGVKRTLESFGIARSSFYKWYQSYLENGYDGLETTKRTNHRQWNSIPERQKDLVVEIALEHTELSARELAYKITDEQSVFISESSVYRILKQRDLIPAPNHFLLSAANEFKDKTEFVHQMWQTDFTYFKIIGWGWYYLSTILDDYSRYIIHWELCDSMKAEDVKRTVDTAIKKAKLKTKAKPKLLSDNGSCYVSNELKSYLKDDLRMKQVHGKPMHPQTQGKIERYHRTMKNVVKLNHFYHPEELIQALEKFVENYNNKRYHESINNLTPADVYFGRSEQILEKRKQTKAESIRKRRQIYNQQKLVSL, encoded by the exons ATGGCAACACCGAAAAAGAAACCGACCGAGAAATTCGTAAAAGATATTCGGCAGAACACCCGCAGAATATTCACTGCAGAGCAAAAGATTTTAATCGTGATGGAAGGTCTTCGAGCGGAGACTTCCGTAGCCGAACTTTGCAGGAACCATAATATTGCACAGTCGCAGTTTTATGCCTGGAACAAGGAGTTTATGGAAGCAGGAAAGAAGCGCTTAAATGGAGATGTCGCTCGCGAGGCTACGAGTGATGAAGTATCAGATCTGAAGAAGGAAAATGCACGTTTGAAAGAGATCGTAGCTGATCTGGTCGTTCGCTATGACATTGTAAAAAAAAGT AGACAGGCTGGATTAATCGATAAATACAGGAAATATATGAGATTATCGGCAGCTGAGAAATACGAGATCATTCAAACGGTAACCACAAGTGAACTCGGCGTGAAACGAACCTTGGAAAGTTTTGGAATTGCTAGAAGCAGCTTTTACAAATGGTATCAAAGCTACTTGGAAAACGGCTATGATGGCTTGGAAACTACGAAAAGAACAAACCATAGGCAATGGAACAGCATTCCTGAAAGACAGAAAGATCTGGTAGTAGAGATCGCTTTGGAACACACCGAATTATCTGCAAGGGAACTGGCCTACAAAATTACCGATGAGCAAAGTGTTTTTATTTCAGAATCTAGTGTTTACCGGATTTTGAAGCAAAGAGACTTAATCCCGGCACCGAATCATTTTCTTCTTTCGGCAGCAAATGAGTTCAAAGACAAAACGGAATTTGTGCATCAAATGTGGCAGACAGATTTTACTTATTTCAAGATCATAGGCTGGGGATGGTACTATCTGAGCACGATCTTGGACGATTACAGCCGCTACATCATTCACTGGGAGCTATGCGACTCAATGAAAGCCGAAGATGTGAAACGAACGGTGGACACAGCCATTAAAAAAGCAAAATTAAAGACCAAAGCCAAACCGAAACTGCTCTCGGACAACGGTTCCTGCTACGTCTCCAATGAGTTGAAAAGCTATCTGAAAGACGATTTAAGGATGAAACAGGTTCACGGAAAACCAATGCATCCGCAGACCCAGGGCAAGATTGAACGTTATCACAGAACGATGAAAAATGTAGTGAAACTAAATCATTTTTATCATCCCGAGGAACTCATCCAGGCACTGGAGAAGTTTGTAGAAAACTACAATAACAAGCGCTATCACGAGTCGATAAATAACCTCACTCCAGCAGATGTGTACTTCGGAAGATCAGAACAGATTTTGGAAAAAAGAAAGCAAACAAAAGCGGAATCCATCCGAAAAAGAAGACAAATATATAACCAACAAAAATTAGTAAGTTTATAA
- a CDS encoding NINE protein: MKNKLSTSLLALFFGYLGAHRFYLDQDRKGYKYLYLSISIVGLYLTRYFFNIHDKFALYVFKPT, from the coding sequence TTGAAAAATAAATTATCAACATCTTTATTGGCTCTTTTCTTTGGTTACCTCGGTGCACACAGATTTTATTTAGATCAAGATCGGAAAGGATATAAATATTTATATCTGTCAATATCAATTGTCGGATTATATTTGACAAGATATTTTTTTAATATACATGACAAATTCGCATTGTACGTCTTCAAACCAACTTAG
- a CDS encoding recombinase family protein, whose amino-acid sequence MKIGYARVSTKDQNLDLQIEALEKAGCEKIYQEKISGTTKNRPELDKMIEQFREGDELHVWRLDRLGRSLKNIIDLVLSLSDKGIIIKGITDGVDTATANGRLFLNLMASLAEYERELIRERTNAGLQSARARGRLGGRPKGYTKETISKLLLLRNIYKDVTKRPEEIFKPLGLSRATFYRYAKILDNHNDEEIKKMSNGK is encoded by the coding sequence ATGAAAATAGGATATGCCCGGGTCTCGACCAAAGACCAAAATTTAGATTTGCAGATTGAAGCTCTTGAAAAAGCTGGCTGCGAAAAAATATACCAGGAGAAAATTTCCGGTACGACAAAAAATCGTCCGGAGCTCGATAAGATGATCGAACAATTTAGGGAAGGTGATGAACTTCATGTTTGGAGATTGGACCGTTTAGGGAGAAGCCTGAAAAATATTATTGACTTGGTTTTAAGTTTAAGTGATAAGGGTATCATCATAAAAGGTATAACTGATGGAGTAGATACTGCTACTGCAAATGGCCGACTCTTCTTAAATCTGATGGCATCGCTTGCTGAATATGAACGGGAATTGATCCGAGAGAGGACTAATGCCGGTTTGCAATCTGCCAGGGCGAGAGGTAGGTTAGGAGGTAGACCAAAGGGCTATACTAAAGAGACAATTTCCAAGCTTTTGCTTTTACGTAATATATATAAGGATGTCACTAAACGTCCGGAAGAAATTTTTAAACCATTAGGACTATCTAGAGCAACCTTTTATCGGTATGCTAAAATTTTAGATAATCATAATGATGAAGAAATAAAGAAAATGTCAAATGGAAAATAG
- a CDS encoding MBL fold metallo-hydrolase, giving the protein MKQSDDNRMIPMTSFSSGNGKSVTDDVYYYTNQIVNVVMLGKPGEDWFLIDCGMPECGEEIIAAAEDRYGKDRPPVAIFLSHGHFDHVGGIVKVLEKWDVPVYAHPLEIPFITGKEEYPEPDTSVEGGLLAKLSFIYPHKPIDISGHVFDYPEHGQLPGLSEWRWIHAPGHSPGQVVFFREKDRILISADAFITVKQDSFYKVLVQKREVQGPPRYLTTDWTAARDTVARLRDLSPSIVISGHGQYMEGEELRLGLDKLTDDFDTLAVPSHGRFVE; this is encoded by the coding sequence ATGAAACAGAGTGATGACAACAGAATGATTCCAATGACGTCGTTTTCCAGCGGAAACGGCAAATCGGTAACAGATGATGTATATTATTATACCAATCAGATCGTGAATGTGGTCATGCTGGGGAAGCCCGGTGAAGATTGGTTTTTAATAGACTGCGGAATGCCGGAATGCGGGGAGGAAATTATTGCCGCTGCCGAAGATCGCTACGGCAAAGACAGGCCGCCGGTAGCAATATTCCTGAGTCACGGTCATTTTGACCATGTCGGTGGAATTGTGAAGGTTTTGGAAAAATGGGATGTCCCTGTGTATGCCCATCCTCTGGAAATCCCTTTCATTACCGGGAAAGAGGAATATCCTGAACCTGACACTTCTGTTGAAGGCGGCTTGCTGGCCAAGCTCTCTTTCATTTATCCGCACAAACCCATCGATATTTCCGGACATGTATTTGATTATCCGGAGCATGGTCAATTACCGGGTCTCAGCGAATGGCGCTGGATCCATGCGCCCGGCCATTCTCCCGGCCAGGTGGTCTTCTTCCGTGAGAAGGACCGTATCCTGATCTCAGCGGATGCTTTTATAACGGTAAAACAGGATTCATTTTATAAAGTTCTGGTACAGAAACGTGAAGTACAGGGCCCTCCCCGATACTTAACTACAGATTGGACGGCTGCCAGGGATACCGTAGCCAGGCTAAGAGATTTATCCCCATCCATTGTGATTTCAGGACACGGGCAATATATGGAGGGTGAAGAATTGAGACTTGGGCTGGATAAGCTTACTGATGATTTCGACACCCTGGCTGTACCCTCACACGGACGGTTTGTAGAGTAA
- a CDS encoding amino acid permease — MNNENKENPKDSLVRGLTNRHIQLIALGGAIGTGLFLGIGPAAVLAGPSVILGYALAGIIAFFIMRQLGEMVVQEPVSGSFSYFAYKYWGSFPGFASGWNYWILYILVSMAELTAIGHYVHFWWPDIPLWVSSLFFFIVINALNLASVKVYGETEFWFSIIKVVAIIAMIVFGIYLLISGTGGEKAGISNLWNDGGFFPKGFFNKDAHRYSGLFSAMAMIMFSFGGLELIGITAAEAKNPEKTIPKATNQVIYRILIFYVGALVILFSLSPWREITEGTSPFVMVFQNLNGLEFTLFGKVIQFNVLIANVLNLIVLTAALSVYNSSVYSNSRMLFGLAQQGNAPKFLTKLNKSSVPTNAILVSSCFAGICIIINKLVPEKAFEYLMALVVSTLIINWLMICYTHLKFKKSNINSGVTLKFPSLFYPVSNYICIAFLLLILVLMSITGMEMQVILIPVWLVFLFIMYRLYKPKSIK, encoded by the coding sequence ATGAACAATGAAAATAAAGAGAACCCGAAAGATTCTCTCGTCCGGGGGCTTACCAACCGGCATATTCAGTTAATTGCCCTTGGTGGTGCTATCGGAACAGGGCTTTTCCTGGGGATCGGTCCTGCTGCTGTACTGGCCGGCCCGTCTGTTATTTTAGGATACGCTTTAGCAGGTATTATTGCCTTTTTTATCATGCGTCAGCTTGGTGAAATGGTCGTTCAGGAGCCTGTTTCGGGAAGCTTCAGCTATTTTGCCTATAAATATTGGGGAAGTTTTCCCGGTTTTGCTTCCGGCTGGAATTACTGGATTCTGTATATTCTGGTGAGTATGGCAGAGCTGACAGCAATCGGGCATTATGTGCATTTCTGGTGGCCGGATATACCGCTCTGGGTTTCCAGTCTGTTTTTCTTTATCGTAATCAACGCCCTTAATCTCGCCTCCGTTAAAGTGTATGGCGAAACCGAATTCTGGTTTTCCATTATAAAAGTGGTGGCCATCATTGCGATGATTGTCTTTGGAATCTATTTGCTGATCAGTGGAACAGGAGGGGAGAAAGCGGGAATTTCCAATTTATGGAACGACGGCGGTTTTTTTCCGAAGGGCTTTTTTAACAAAGACGCTCATAGATATTCCGGGCTGTTTTCGGCCATGGCCATGATCATGTTCTCTTTCGGAGGGCTGGAACTGATCGGGATTACTGCTGCAGAAGCGAAAAATCCTGAAAAAACAATCCCTAAGGCAACCAATCAGGTCATCTACAGGATTTTAATTTTTTATGTCGGCGCTTTGGTTATTTTATTTTCATTGAGTCCGTGGAGAGAAATTACGGAAGGAACAAGTCCGTTTGTCATGGTGTTCCAAAACTTAAACGGATTGGAATTCACCCTATTCGGAAAGGTTATTCAATTCAATGTTTTAATTGCAAATGTGCTTAATCTGATTGTGTTGACCGCTGCTTTGTCAGTTTATAACAGCAGTGTTTACAGCAACAGCCGGATGCTTTTCGGATTGGCCCAACAGGGAAATGCCCCGAAATTTTTAACGAAATTAAATAAAAGCAGTGTTCCCACAAATGCCATCCTGGTTTCCTCATGTTTTGCCGGTATATGTATCATCATTAATAAACTCGTACCCGAAAAAGCCTTCGAATATTTAATGGCACTGGTGGTTTCTACCCTGATCATTAACTGGCTTATGATCTGTTATACCCACCTGAAATTTAAGAAAAGTAATATTAATTCCGGGGTTACCCTGAAATTCCCATCCCTGTTTTATCCGGTGTCCAACTACATCTGCATTGCCTTTTTATTGTTAATTTTAGTGCTGATGAGTATCACGGGCATGGAAATGCAGGTCATTTTAATTCCGGTATGGCTCGTGTTTTTATTTATAATGTACAGATTATACAAACCGAAATCAATTAAATAA
- a CDS encoding helix-turn-helix domain-containing protein: protein MKICSQNIRKIRRNRDFTQEYMAFEMGISQKAYSDIENSKVKINLDILTKISAILEIKPSEICSISDQCGNHEYEHKYHELLEYMKKNGIAVPKEYL from the coding sequence ATGAAAATATGTAGTCAAAATATTAGGAAAATCAGAAGAAACAGAGATTTCACCCAGGAATATATGGCCTTTGAGATGGGGATTTCTCAGAAAGCCTATTCCGATATTGAAAATTCTAAAGTGAAGATTAACCTGGATATATTAACAAAAATTTCTGCCATTCTGGAGATAAAACCTTCTGAAATCTGCAGCATTTCAGACCAGTGCGGAAACCATGAGTATGAGCATAAATACCATGAACTTCTGGAGTATATGAAAAAGAACGGGATTGCCGTCCCGAAAGAGTATCTGTAA
- the ccoN gene encoding cytochrome-c oxidase, cbb3-type subunit I: METQKFSYDNSIVKAFLYATIAFGLVGFLLGLTAALMLFYPELPEFLFGTDDTTIKSLASGNIQGLINTQGALGFGRIRMLHTSAVIFAFVCNSFFCGAYYSLQRLLKTRMYSDTLSWIHFWTWQIMIISVVITFLMGINTSKEYAEHEWPIDILITISWVVFGINMFGTIAKRRVRHLYVAIWFFIGTWIAVAMLHIFNNLEVPLSFTGWKSYSVYAGAKDALVQWWYGHNAVAFVLTTPVLGLMYYFLPKAADRPVFSYKLSIIHFWSLIFVYLWAGPHHLQYTALPAWAQAVGTGFSIMLIAPSWGGMLNGLLTLRGAWDKVRENPILKFFVVAVTCYGMATFEGPLLATKSLNKIGHYTDWVIGHVHLGALGWNGFMAFGVVYYLIPIMWRTELWSKKLANWHFWLGTLGIIFYAVPMYISGFTQGLMWKQFNPDGTLVWKNWLDTVTAIIPYFKMRFLGGIFYLFGAILMVVNVIKTIRKGSFQKNVPAEAPALANIGSVRKEGEGVHLWLERTPKLLSILAFVTIAIGGLVEIIPTLTLKQSVPTISAVKPYSPLELEGRDLYIREGCNACHSQMIRPFRDEIVRFEGKNGQYSKAGEFIYDRPFLWGSKRTGPDLHREGGRNPDSWHFKHMYNPRITSAGSIMPRFPWLITNTLNRTQMVDKMKLMKNYFDVPYTKSEIDSANQWADNQSKAIVKRIYAEAADVKEQVEKDRAAKGASFVPLEQREIVAMIAYLQRLGTDIKTTQIQTASAD; the protein is encoded by the coding sequence ATGGAGACGCAGAAATTTAGTTATGACAATTCGATTGTCAAAGCATTCCTCTATGCTACAATTGCATTTGGTCTTGTGGGTTTTTTATTAGGTCTTACGGCAGCTCTGATGCTTTTTTATCCCGAACTTCCTGAATTTTTATTCGGAACAGACGATACTACTATTAAGAGCCTGGCGTCAGGGAATATTCAGGGTCTGATTAATACACAGGGTGCACTGGGTTTCGGAAGAATCAGAATGCTCCATACCAGTGCCGTTATTTTTGCATTTGTCTGTAATTCTTTCTTCTGTGGAGCCTATTACAGCCTGCAGAGATTGCTGAAAACAAGAATGTACAGTGATACGCTTTCATGGATCCATTTCTGGACCTGGCAGATCATGATTATTTCTGTAGTGATTACTTTCCTGATGGGAATCAATACTTCTAAAGAATACGCGGAACACGAATGGCCCATTGATATTTTGATTACCATTTCGTGGGTTGTTTTCGGGATCAACATGTTCGGAACCATCGCAAAAAGAAGGGTAAGACATTTATATGTTGCCATCTGGTTTTTCATAGGAACCTGGATCGCAGTAGCTATGCTTCATATTTTTAATAATCTTGAAGTTCCGTTATCTTTCACAGGCTGGAAATCATACTCCGTTTATGCAGGAGCAAAAGATGCTCTTGTCCAGTGGTGGTACGGTCATAATGCCGTAGCTTTCGTACTGACCACTCCGGTTCTTGGCCTGATGTATTATTTCCTTCCGAAAGCCGCAGACAGACCGGTATTTTCATATAAATTATCGATCATCCACTTCTGGTCACTGATCTTCGTATACCTTTGGGCCGGACCTCACCATCTCCAGTATACTGCTTTGCCAGCATGGGCTCAGGCCGTGGGAACAGGATTTTCTATTATGCTCATCGCACCTTCATGGGGCGGAATGCTGAACGGTCTTCTTACTTTAAGGGGAGCCTGGGACAAGGTGAGAGAAAACCCGATCCTGAAATTCTTCGTAGTTGCCGTAACCTGCTATGGAATGGCCACTTTTGAAGGACCTTTATTAGCAACAAAATCACTAAACAAAATCGGCCACTATACCGATTGGGTTATCGGTCACGTACACTTGGGAGCCTTAGGCTGGAACGGTTTCATGGCCTTCGGAGTAGTATATTACCTGATTCCTATCATGTGGAGAACTGAACTCTGGTCCAAAAAATTAGCAAACTGGCACTTCTGGCTGGGAACCCTGGGAATTATTTTCTACGCTGTTCCTATGTATATTTCCGGATTTACGCAGGGACTCATGTGGAAACAGTTTAACCCGGACGGAACTTTAGTATGGAAAAACTGGTTAGATACCGTTACCGCTATTATTCCCTATTTTAAAATGAGATTTTTAGGAGGTATCTTCTATCTTTTCGGAGCAATTTTAATGGTGGTGAATGTTATTAAAACCATCAGAAAGGGCTCATTCCAGAAAAATGTTCCGGCGGAAGCTCCTGCGTTAGCCAATATCGGAAGTGTAAGAAAAGAAGGCGAAGGGGTTCACCTCTGGCTTGAAAGAACTCCGAAATTATTATCCATCCTGGCCTTTGTTACCATAGCTATCGGAGGGCTGGTAGAAATTATTCCTACTCTGACTCTAAAACAGAGTGTTCCGACCATTTCAGCAGTGAAACCTTATTCCCCTCTGGAACTGGAAGGAAGAGACTTATACATCCGTGAAGGCTGTAACGCCTGCCATTCCCAAATGATCCGCCCTTTCAGGGATGAGATTGTAAGATTTGAAGGTAAAAACGGGCAATATTCCAAAGCCGGAGAGTTTATCTATGACAGACCATTCCTTTGGGGGTCAAAAAGAACCGGGCCGGATCTTCACAGAGAAGGCGGCAGAAACCCGGATTCATGGCACTTCAAACATATGTATAACCCAAGAATTACCTCTGCAGGATCTATTATGCCCCGTTTTCCATGGCTGATCACCAATACACTGAACAGAACACAAATGGTGGACAAAATGAAATTAATGAAAAACTATTTCGACGTCCCTTATACCAAATCAGAGATCGATTCTGCCAATCAATGGGCAGACAACCAGTCCAAAGCTATCGTTAAACGGATTTATGCTGAGGCTGCGGATGTAAAAGAGCAGGTGGAAAAAGACCGTGCAGCGAAGGGAGCATCATTTGTTCCGCTGGAACAGAGAGAAATCGTTGCGATGATCGCTTACCTGCAGAGACTGGGTACCGATATTAAAACCACACAAATTCAAACGGCAAGTGCTGACTAA
- a CDS encoding cytochrome c → MKTRTPLFINIAVTIGLTVLAFEMFAHESAYFSSPFFWGLMVITIILLFIMNAIGDLIENENFRKLSDEEKAIFLKDKNTPYFQKLWNSAFKKQSATEEKDILIDHGFDGITELDNSLPKWWIGLFYFGCIFCVVYLTAFAFTDYAHPEAELTHDTKIMLASIEEYEKNAPQITLENAKYSADNIAEGQELFKTNCVTCHGDGAKGGIGPNLTDTHWINHKEKSLFKNVFWMLENGSPNNPTMRPFIKEGTITGRDAEKIAAYIYHINQETAPITPAQGGAAPQGDEIKWENGND, encoded by the coding sequence ATGAAAACAAGAACACCATTATTCATCAATATCGCTGTAACAATAGGTTTAACTGTTCTGGCATTCGAAATGTTTGCGCACGAAAGCGCTTATTTTTCATCACCTTTTTTCTGGGGTCTGATGGTGATTACCATTATTCTTCTTTTTATCATGAACGCCATCGGGGATCTGATAGAGAATGAAAATTTCAGAAAATTATCCGACGAAGAAAAAGCAATATTTCTGAAGGACAAAAATACCCCGTATTTTCAGAAACTCTGGAACTCGGCATTTAAAAAACAGTCTGCCACTGAGGAAAAAGACATTCTGATCGATCACGGTTTCGACGGAATTACAGAACTTGACAACTCTCTACCCAAATGGTGGATCGGCTTATTCTATTTCGGATGTATCTTTTGTGTGGTGTATTTAACGGCATTTGCCTTCACCGACTATGCACACCCTGAAGCAGAACTGACCCATGACACGAAAATAATGCTGGCGTCCATTGAAGAATACGAGAAAAATGCACCCCAGATCACCCTTGAAAACGCCAAATACAGCGCAGACAACATTGCCGAAGGTCAGGAATTATTCAAAACCAATTGTGTAACCTGCCATGGAGACGGTGCAAAAGGAGGAATAGGTCCAAATCTTACCGATACGCACTGGATTAATCATAAGGAAAAAAGTTTATTCAAAAATGTATTCTGGATGCTGGAAAACGGTTCTCCAAACAACCCTACCATGCGGCCCTTCATTAAAGAAGGAACCATCACGGGAAGAGATGCAGAAAAAATAGCAGCCTATATTTATCATATCAATCAGGAAACAGCTCCTATTACCCCGGCTCAGGGCGGTGCTGCCCCTCAGGGCGATGAGATAAAGTGGGAAAACGGAAACGACTAA